A section of the Estrella lausannensis genome encodes:
- a CDS encoding PfkB family carbohydrate kinase, with protein MKERAETKSNKIHVVGDSYLELISEQKGASLSSNDTFLKGFGGEGFLLAVALARLKTEVSLCSLIGSDPFGEALLNQLVKEGVQTKACSGAKTPIRFISFESKDKTATLIYADPEQAGVSLPKECGSALVLFLKSPKAIEQLKATTAELPLRKQSGEKLILILPEEKEELSDEHKATLWPLIEQADLFFSFGKRSTSFLSTMDLALKTGKTSSYVIERHPGVFELSIHGQRSNFSLGKKTAAIPGEEHLLMIAAFITVYMENKQIQEGMEILKKADARVVERIPLMNILPYLENLKNGKNERQQASRDAISLGTEDQGLCFLTFDQIGHFEELARKHRRSETSIAKFKDLIYQAFLRTAATAHHATLGVCVDNCHGEEILAKALAHHYSIIRTVDEHTKKVFEEHPYGLIRSWPRKEIVKVLLNLRDGELPSSDIRWMQRLFEAVEETGHQLLVEIYDKERNGREERVLAAINSLYQQDIHPTLWKLQPSFDLDGWRHIEQTIDKHDKQAGILVLGDRRPLKELAKDLKGLKESIHKVKGFAIGRSLWQHVAEHWFEKRISDEMVESEVAYNFRRLLTIWENPATYHEEEFDDTPLEHMKR; from the coding sequence ATGAAAGAGAGAGCAGAGACTAAATCAAACAAGATCCATGTGGTGGGAGACTCCTACCTGGAACTTATCTCCGAGCAGAAAGGGGCATCCCTCTCATCCAACGACACCTTTTTGAAAGGGTTCGGCGGCGAAGGATTTCTGCTCGCTGTCGCGCTCGCCAGGCTTAAAACCGAGGTCTCCCTGTGCTCGTTGATTGGATCGGATCCTTTTGGAGAGGCCCTTCTAAACCAACTGGTCAAAGAAGGGGTGCAGACAAAGGCCTGCTCCGGCGCCAAAACCCCTATCCGATTCATCTCGTTTGAATCCAAAGACAAGACAGCTACCTTAATCTATGCCGATCCAGAACAGGCAGGGGTGTCTCTTCCCAAAGAATGCGGCAGCGCCCTGGTTCTCTTTCTGAAAAGCCCCAAGGCCATCGAGCAGTTAAAAGCAACAACCGCGGAGCTGCCTCTACGGAAACAAAGCGGCGAAAAATTGATTCTCATTCTGCCGGAGGAAAAAGAAGAGCTTTCCGACGAACATAAGGCCACTCTTTGGCCTCTCATAGAGCAAGCGGATCTCTTCTTTTCCTTCGGCAAGCGCTCCACCTCATTTCTCAGCACCATGGACCTCGCCTTAAAAACGGGGAAAACATCCTCCTATGTGATCGAACGCCACCCCGGAGTCTTCGAGCTCAGCATCCACGGCCAGCGCAGCAATTTCTCCCTCGGAAAAAAAACGGCAGCCATCCCCGGAGAGGAGCATCTGCTGATGATTGCCGCCTTCATTACCGTGTATATGGAAAACAAGCAGATCCAAGAGGGCATGGAAATCCTCAAAAAGGCCGACGCCAGGGTGGTGGAACGGATTCCCCTGATGAATATACTCCCCTACCTCGAAAACTTGAAAAACGGAAAAAATGAGCGCCAGCAAGCCAGCCGCGATGCTATCTCTTTGGGTACTGAAGACCAAGGGCTTTGCTTCCTTACATTCGACCAGATCGGCCACTTTGAAGAACTGGCCCGCAAACACCGCCGCAGTGAAACGTCCATCGCCAAGTTCAAGGATCTGATCTATCAGGCGTTTTTGAGAACAGCTGCAACGGCGCATCATGCCACTTTGGGAGTCTGTGTCGACAACTGCCATGGCGAAGAGATTCTTGCCAAGGCTTTGGCTCATCACTATTCGATCATCAGAACAGTCGACGAGCATACTAAAAAAGTATTCGAGGAACATCCCTACGGGCTGATCCGCTCCTGGCCGCGGAAAGAGATCGTCAAAGTACTGCTCAACTTAAGGGATGGAGAACTTCCCTCAAGCGACATCCGCTGGATGCAACGTCTCTTTGAAGCCGTCGAAGAAACGGGTCATCAGCTGCTTGTGGAGATCTATGACAAAGAGCGCAACGGTAGGGAAGAGAGAGTGCTCGCAGCGATCAACTCCCTTTACCAACAAGACATCCACCCCACTTTGTGGAAACTGCAGCCCTCTTTTGATCTCGATGGGTGGCGCCACATAGAACAGACAATCGATAAGCACGACAAGCAGGCAGGAATTTTAGTGCTGGGTGACAGAAGGCCCTTGAAAGAGTTGGCTAAAGACTTAAAAGGTCTAAAAGAGTCGATCCACAAAGTCAAAGGGTTCGCCATCGGACGCTCGCTCTGGCAGCATGTGGCCGAACACTGGTTTGAAAAGCGGATATCCGATGAGATGGTGGAGAGCGAGGTCGCCTACAATTTCCGAAGGCTCCTGACAATCTGGGAAAATCCGGCGACTTATCACGAAGAGGAATTTGACGATACTCCCTTAGAGCATATGAAAAGGTAG
- a CDS encoding alpha/beta hydrolase family protein, whose protein sequence is MVWLAVFLCIPLFAFGATQDAITLDIGVKTIAFHDDLREKLLLTEIYYPAENGTKSERTTTDIFDRFKEARDSPILRSNKKYPLIVVSHGQKGDRFNLSWLLDILAGYGYIIASVDHFGATWSNYDPEESIKRWNRTFDVSHVIDAIIKDPVFGPHIDKDKIGMIGYSLGSLTGLWLAGGIATNYRKPDVQNSLDIEMEEGLNEQAIENLDISEAKENLKDERIKAFLLLAPVYGFAFSKEGLSSIRVPLLIIAASEDDRAPIKENALFFKQTIPSAGMITLSGKADHTIYLNPPSQDRFSKERREAHRIIARETLKFFHRTLKEQ, encoded by the coding sequence ATGGTTTGGCTGGCTGTTTTTCTATGCATCCCGCTCTTTGCTTTTGGCGCCACTCAAGACGCCATCACCTTGGATATCGGGGTTAAGACGATAGCCTTCCACGATGACTTAAGGGAAAAGCTTCTTTTGACGGAGATCTATTACCCTGCCGAGAATGGAACCAAGAGTGAAAGGACGACCACCGATATTTTTGATCGGTTCAAAGAAGCCAGGGACTCTCCTATACTCAGGAGCAACAAAAAATATCCGCTGATTGTTGTCTCTCACGGCCAGAAAGGAGACCGCTTCAACCTCTCGTGGCTGTTGGATATTTTGGCCGGCTATGGCTATATCATCGCCTCGGTAGACCATTTTGGAGCAACCTGGTCGAATTACGATCCCGAAGAATCAATCAAAAGATGGAATAGAACCTTCGATGTTTCCCACGTGATCGACGCCATCATCAAAGATCCCGTGTTTGGTCCTCATATCGATAAAGACAAGATCGGTATGATCGGATACTCCCTGGGGTCTCTGACGGGCCTTTGGCTTGCAGGCGGCATTGCCACCAATTACCGAAAACCGGACGTCCAAAATAGCCTGGACATTGAAATGGAAGAGGGTCTTAACGAACAGGCCATAGAAAATCTGGACATCTCAGAAGCGAAAGAAAATTTAAAAGACGAACGAATCAAGGCTTTCCTTCTTTTAGCTCCTGTCTACGGCTTTGCATTCAGCAAAGAGGGGCTCTCATCCATCAGGGTTCCCCTTCTCATCATCGCTGCGTCAGAAGATGATAGAGCTCCTATCAAAGAGAACGCTCTCTTTTTCAAGCAGACGATCCCCTCGGCGGGGATGATCACCCTGAGCGGGAAGGCCGACCACACCATCTACCTCAACCCTCCCTCTCAGGATAGGTTTTCCAAGGAGAGGAGAGAAGCGCACCGGATTATCGCCAGAGAAACATTGAAATTTTTCCACCGCACCCTGAAAGAGCAATAG
- a CDS encoding TolC family protein: MFRLLAALPFFFLSCLHGAPLTLQDCFQLSLKENPKTVSSRMKVKEAKEEALIEKAAYYPELKASAHGFKWQTHNFLELSTIPPGIPPNILPSVIGPTEDYGYLVSAKYTLYDFGEAKERYLAARSKKGAAEFDRIRLQEEILLNVAIAFYQLASYDALVGVAQKNLERTEHHLKLVQQKRDVGTAPKSDLLRAQVDVAEAKLNLVRMESQFEIARARLREAIGLDSDIALTIQAERSSRSQPEEDDLLWARKTAYAARPEIKSLCFQISGRTHQLKAVQSTHWPKVTALGTYGKRDSDFLPEEDEWLFGVRMEMPLFTGFRITHEEGKAKANIREAEANLASTRLKIEEEVHTAYSKLKEAFEVIETTSVQVKDAEEGMRLTEERYEAGASTLTDLLDAKTQLLRAEANHANAEWNFEAAIFYFQWTQGILSDNLCRTHS, translated from the coding sequence ATGTTCAGGTTGTTGGCGGCACTTCCATTTTTTTTTCTAAGCTGTCTTCATGGCGCTCCCCTTACTCTTCAGGACTGCTTCCAGCTGAGCCTTAAGGAAAACCCGAAAACGGTCTCCTCGCGTATGAAGGTCAAAGAGGCCAAAGAAGAGGCCTTGATCGAGAAAGCAGCCTATTACCCGGAGCTGAAGGCCTCTGCCCACGGATTTAAGTGGCAAACGCATAATTTCTTGGAACTAAGCACGATCCCCCCCGGAATTCCCCCCAATATCTTGCCATCCGTCATCGGACCGACAGAGGACTATGGGTATTTGGTCTCTGCTAAATACACACTCTATGATTTCGGCGAGGCAAAAGAGCGGTACCTGGCCGCACGCTCCAAAAAAGGAGCTGCCGAGTTTGACCGCATCCGCCTGCAGGAGGAGATCCTGCTTAACGTCGCCATCGCCTTCTACCAGCTGGCATCCTACGACGCCCTCGTTGGGGTTGCCCAAAAAAATCTGGAAAGGACGGAACACCACCTCAAGCTGGTGCAGCAAAAGCGGGATGTGGGTACGGCTCCCAAGTCCGATCTGCTAAGAGCTCAGGTCGATGTGGCGGAGGCGAAACTGAACTTAGTGCGCATGGAAAGCCAGTTTGAGATTGCCAGGGCACGGCTCAGGGAAGCGATTGGTCTTGACAGCGACATTGCACTGACTATTCAAGCTGAAAGAAGCTCTAGATCCCAGCCTGAAGAAGATGACCTTTTATGGGCAAGAAAGACAGCGTACGCCGCTAGGCCTGAAATTAAGTCTCTCTGCTTTCAAATCAGCGGGCGGACGCATCAGTTGAAGGCCGTCCAAAGCACCCACTGGCCCAAGGTGACAGCTCTTGGAACTTATGGAAAAAGGGACAGCGATTTCTTACCCGAAGAAGACGAGTGGCTCTTTGGTGTCCGCATGGAGATGCCCCTCTTTACAGGCTTCAGGATAACCCATGAAGAGGGCAAAGCCAAAGCAAACATCAGGGAAGCTGAGGCTAATCTGGCTTCGACAAGGCTGAAAATCGAAGAGGAAGTGCACACAGCGTACTCAAAGCTTAAAGAAGCTTTCGAAGTGATCGAGACCACCTCCGTTCAGGTCAAAGACGCCGAAGAGGGCATGCGCCTCACGGAAGAACGCTATGAAGCCGGTGCTTCGACATTGACCGACCTTTTAGACGCCAAGACCCAGCTTCTAAGAGCGGAGGCCAATCATGCGAACGCCGAGTGGAATTTTGAAGCGGCGATCTTCTACTTTCAGTGGACTCAAGGAATTTTGTCCGATAACCTATGCCGAACCCATTCCTGA
- a CDS encoding ABC transporter permease → MFSRIKEMILKEFIQIFRDPRMRSIIFVIPIFQIVIFGYAVTTDVNHIATWILDNDNSKSSRAVSDAFSKSGYFQIHGYLKNEREIAQVLDSGSALVVLTIPQGFQDKIESGEVATMQSIIDGTDSNTARIVSGYVGKIARGLNYESADKKLRQIGNKMAYAPIHLESRAWFNDNLESRNFYIPGIITTIVTLVTLTMTSMSIVREKEVGTMEQILVSPIKKIEFILGKTIPFSLIAYIDVILILTVATFWFEVPLRGSILLLFVAVTFYLFTILGIGFFISTISHTQQQAMMGTFFFYFPMVLLSGFLFPIVNMPDSIQWVTYINPLRYFISFIRSLFLKGVGLEILWPQIAALAIMGLGSIWLATKRFQKTLG, encoded by the coding sequence ATGTTCTCCAGAATAAAAGAGATGATTCTCAAAGAGTTCATTCAGATCTTCAGAGACCCCAGGATGCGGAGCATCATCTTCGTCATTCCCATTTTTCAGATTGTCATCTTTGGCTACGCCGTCACAACCGACGTCAATCATATTGCAACCTGGATCTTAGACAACGACAACTCCAAAAGCAGCCGCGCTGTCTCCGACGCGTTTTCCAAGTCAGGCTATTTCCAGATCCACGGCTACTTAAAGAATGAGAGGGAAATCGCCCAAGTTCTCGATTCAGGCAGTGCGCTGGTTGTTTTGACAATACCGCAAGGTTTCCAAGATAAGATCGAATCGGGAGAGGTGGCAACCATGCAGTCGATTATCGACGGCACCGATAGCAACACGGCGAGGATCGTCAGCGGCTACGTTGGAAAGATCGCACGAGGTCTCAACTACGAATCGGCGGATAAAAAGCTTCGGCAAATCGGCAACAAGATGGCCTATGCACCAATCCACTTGGAATCGAGAGCCTGGTTCAACGATAATTTGGAAAGCCGCAATTTCTACATTCCGGGCATCATCACCACCATCGTGACCCTTGTAACCCTGACGATGACATCCATGTCAATCGTCAGGGAAAAAGAGGTGGGAACCATGGAGCAGATTCTGGTCAGTCCGATCAAAAAAATTGAGTTTATCCTAGGCAAAACAATCCCTTTCAGCCTGATCGCCTACATCGATGTGATCCTGATACTAACCGTCGCCACCTTTTGGTTTGAAGTGCCGCTCCGGGGAAGTATTCTGCTTCTTTTTGTCGCCGTCACCTTCTACCTGTTCACAATACTGGGAATCGGCTTTTTCATTTCAACCATCAGCCATACGCAGCAGCAGGCGATGATGGGAACATTCTTCTTCTATTTTCCGATGGTGCTTCTTTCAGGCTTCCTGTTTCCCATCGTCAACATGCCAGACAGCATCCAGTGGGTGACCTATATCAACCCCCTGCGCTATTTCATTTCGTTCATTCGGTCACTATTCCTTAAGGGCGTGGGACTTGAGATTCTTTGGCCCCAAATTGCCGCATTGGCTATCATGGGCCTTGGCAGCATCTGGCTGGCGACAAAACGGTTCCAAAAAACTTTAGGATGA
- a CDS encoding ABC transporter permease, producing MKFHRVIAVARKEWIHVLRDWRSLLLTLGTPVFLLVLFAYALTLDVDKVPLALMDQSNTQESRDISARFIDSGYFKLVGTSTNYRDLEKMIDNGTALIALVIPQDIELGSKSHSLKKVQIIVDGSDSNTATIALGYSEAIIGKLTEERITRFAREEGYRGNLNDIDLRSRVWYNPDMESKYTIVPGLIGVIMMVITSLMTSLTMAREWEKGTMETLITTPIRPFELIVGKMIPYFFIGLIDVIIVIAIGEFVFHVPMRGSLGLLFLFTTIFLVGALSLGMLISIITKSQLLASQLATVVTFLPSFLLSGFLSPIANMPLFIQMITLLVPARYLIHFLRSIYLKGEGIETLYIEALFLITFALMTFLFANMAFKKKMV from the coding sequence ATGAAATTCCATCGCGTGATCGCTGTAGCGAGAAAAGAGTGGATCCATGTCCTTCGAGATTGGCGCTCCCTCCTTTTGACTTTGGGAACTCCTGTTTTCCTCTTAGTCCTCTTCGCCTACGCCCTCACGCTCGATGTCGACAAAGTCCCCCTTGCCCTGATGGATCAGAGCAACACACAAGAGAGCCGCGATATCTCTGCCCGTTTTATAGACTCCGGCTATTTCAAGCTCGTCGGCACCAGCACGAACTACCGAGATCTCGAAAAAATGATCGACAACGGGACGGCTCTCATCGCTCTGGTTATCCCGCAAGACATAGAGCTTGGATCAAAAAGCCACTCCCTAAAAAAAGTGCAGATCATTGTCGATGGCAGCGACTCCAACACCGCGACTATCGCTTTGGGGTACTCGGAAGCCATCATCGGCAAGCTTACGGAAGAGAGGATAACACGCTTTGCCAGGGAGGAAGGATACCGTGGCAATTTGAATGACATCGATCTGCGCTCTCGCGTATGGTACAACCCCGATATGGAATCCAAATACACCATCGTCCCCGGCCTTATCGGTGTCATCATGATGGTGATCACCTCGTTGATGACATCCCTGACAATGGCAAGGGAGTGGGAAAAGGGAACCATGGAGACGTTGATCACAACCCCGATCAGACCTTTCGAATTGATTGTCGGCAAGATGATCCCCTATTTCTTCATCGGGCTGATCGACGTGATCATCGTGATCGCCATTGGGGAGTTTGTCTTCCATGTTCCGATGCGCGGCAGCTTAGGGCTTCTCTTCCTCTTCACCACCATATTTCTCGTCGGGGCGCTCTCTTTGGGAATGCTGATCAGCATCATCACCAAAAGCCAGCTGCTGGCAAGCCAACTGGCGACTGTGGTCACCTTTCTTCCATCCTTCCTTCTTTCGGGGTTTTTAAGCCCCATCGCCAACATGCCCCTTTTCATTCAGATGATCACCCTTTTGGTTCCGGCACGGTATTTAATCCATTTCTTAAGATCGATTTACCTCAAGGGCGAAGGCATCGAGACGCTTTACATCGAAGCGCTCTTTTTAATCACTTTTGCCCTCATGACCTTTTTATTTGCCAATATGGCCTTCAAAAAGAAGATGGTTTAA
- a CDS encoding ABC transporter ATP-binding protein has product MVNTKPPLSVQVVNLTKKFGSFTAVDRLSFEVEKGEIYGFLGPNGAGKSTTIRMLSGLLTPTSGTGIVAGLDIAREPEKVKETIGYMSQKFSLYRDLTVEENIDFYMGIYKVPPLIREKRKDWAIEMAGLKHHRNERTETLSGGWKQRLSLGCSILHNPSLLFLDEPTAGVDPINRRHFWNLIYDLADNGMTVFVTTHYMDEAEYVDYIAFIYRGRLIIKGPPEEVKKQSITGSIFDVETDHPQLICDAAKRLPIVREASLFGSGAHIYLNEGCSDKDRLIHELERGGVGFSLRQIDPTMEDVFISLIEKTDREEVHKR; this is encoded by the coding sequence GTGGTCAATACTAAACCCCCGTTAAGCGTCCAGGTGGTCAACCTGACCAAAAAATTCGGCTCATTCACGGCAGTCGATCGGTTATCGTTTGAAGTGGAAAAAGGGGAGATCTACGGTTTTTTAGGTCCGAACGGCGCCGGCAAGTCGACGACGATCCGCATGTTATCCGGGCTATTGACCCCCACGTCAGGAACGGGCATCGTAGCCGGCCTCGATATCGCCCGGGAGCCCGAAAAAGTCAAGGAAACGATCGGGTACATGAGCCAAAAATTTTCCCTCTACCGTGATCTGACGGTGGAGGAGAACATCGATTTTTACATGGGGATCTATAAGGTTCCTCCGTTAATCCGAGAAAAGAGAAAGGATTGGGCGATCGAAATGGCCGGACTTAAGCACCACCGCAACGAAAGAACCGAGACCCTTTCGGGCGGATGGAAACAAAGGCTCTCTTTGGGCTGCTCCATTCTGCATAATCCATCGCTGCTTTTCCTTGATGAACCCACTGCCGGTGTCGACCCGATCAACCGCAGGCACTTTTGGAACCTGATCTACGACCTTGCAGACAACGGAATGACCGTCTTTGTCACCACTCACTATATGGACGAGGCGGAATATGTCGACTACATCGCATTCATCTACCGTGGGCGGCTGATCATCAAAGGCCCTCCTGAAGAGGTGAAAAAGCAATCCATCACCGGTTCGATATTTGACGTTGAAACCGACCATCCCCAATTGATCTGCGATGCCGCAAAGAGGCTGCCGATCGTCAGGGAGGCCTCTCTTTTCGGCAGCGGCGCCCATATCTATCTCAATGAGGGCTGCTCAGACAAAGACCGGCTCATTCATGAGCTTGAAAGAGGCGGCGTCGGCTTTTCCCTAAGGCAGATCGACCCGACGATGGAAGATGTGTTTATCTCCCTGATCGAAAAAACCGACAGGGAGGAGGTCCATAAGAGATGA
- a CDS encoding ABC transporter ATP-binding protein — translation MESVSEKKEKPLLIECDNLSKSFGRLVAVDQVSFKVHEGEIVGLVGPDGAGKTTLIRMLTSVLPPSGGNAFIDGFSILSDEQKIQDRIGYVSQQFGLYGDLTVMENLHFFGDVFGVENSEKNQRIEELLEFSQLKDFKDFQAEKLSGGMKQKLSLSCALIHRPKVLFLDEPTNGVDPVSRRDFWNILRSLNERGTTVFLSTAYLDEAERCGKIIFLHKGGILACGTLNQLRRSVAGNVVEIKCKTPRIAFLKLRNLFGTDVVKLFGNRIHVFLFASDTPGTIETVEKILTEAGIVDASITSVAPTLEDIFMALMRGKDDDEV, via the coding sequence ATGGAATCTGTCTCGGAAAAAAAAGAGAAGCCTCTATTGATTGAGTGTGACAATCTCAGCAAGAGTTTCGGCCGATTAGTCGCTGTCGATCAGGTTTCCTTCAAAGTGCATGAAGGAGAGATCGTCGGGCTTGTCGGTCCCGACGGAGCCGGCAAGACCACCCTGATCCGCATGCTCACCTCCGTGCTGCCTCCCTCGGGAGGCAACGCCTTCATCGATGGCTTCTCTATCCTGTCTGACGAGCAAAAAATCCAGGATCGCATTGGCTATGTAAGTCAGCAGTTCGGGCTCTACGGAGACTTGACCGTCATGGAAAACCTCCATTTTTTCGGTGATGTCTTCGGCGTGGAAAACTCAGAGAAGAATCAACGGATCGAAGAGCTTTTAGAGTTCAGCCAGCTCAAGGACTTCAAGGATTTTCAGGCAGAGAAGCTATCGGGAGGCATGAAGCAGAAACTGAGCCTCTCCTGCGCACTGATACACCGCCCCAAGGTGCTCTTCTTGGACGAACCGACCAATGGAGTGGATCCTGTTTCCCGAAGGGATTTTTGGAATATCTTGCGCTCTTTGAATGAAAGGGGAACCACCGTTTTCCTCTCCACCGCTTATTTAGATGAGGCGGAGCGCTGCGGAAAGATCATTTTTCTTCACAAGGGCGGCATCTTAGCTTGCGGCACCTTAAATCAGCTGAGAAGGTCTGTCGCGGGCAATGTGGTGGAAATTAAATGCAAAACGCCCCGGATTGCGTTCCTAAAATTGCGGAACCTCTTCGGCACCGATGTGGTCAAACTTTTTGGCAATCGCATCCACGTCTTTCTCTTCGCTTCCGACACACCCGGCACGATCGAAACTGTGGAAAAAATCCTGACTGAGGCCGGGATCGTTGATGCGTCAATCACCTCTGTAGCGCCCACTTTAGAAGACATCTTCATGGCCCTGATGAGAGGAAAAGATGATGATGAGGTCTGA
- a CDS encoding efflux RND transporter periplasmic adaptor subunit, with product MNKKFLLIPFVALICLVSLILSRFLNESDPGTIIISGNIELTEVKLSFKIPGRVVKRFVSEGQKVQAGALVARIDSEELRQELKMNEAEREAAKAYLKELQVGYLPEEVSQAEARLKQAEADFDRLNADYSRQKQLYKEDVISLREFDLSQAAFAVSQAKVLEAKENLTLLKKGIREEKIAQAKARLTKAEEAVSLAMTRLSFAELTSPISGFVLQDYIEEGEFVQPGTPIISVGNLDEVYLKAYIDEMDLSRVKLGQHVKITTDSYPDKIYHGVVSFISQEAEFTPKNVQTEKQRVKLVYRIKVDVDNKEHELKGGQPADGLIMVTPLQDTL from the coding sequence ATGAATAAAAAGTTTTTACTGATTCCTTTCGTCGCCCTCATCTGTCTTGTGTCTCTGATCCTCTCGCGCTTTTTGAACGAATCGGATCCCGGCACGATCATCATTTCCGGCAATATCGAATTAACCGAAGTGAAACTGAGTTTCAAAATTCCGGGCCGTGTCGTCAAAAGATTTGTATCGGAAGGGCAAAAGGTTCAGGCGGGCGCTTTGGTGGCGAGGATCGATTCCGAGGAGCTAAGGCAAGAGCTGAAAATGAACGAGGCGGAAAGAGAAGCTGCTAAAGCCTATCTCAAGGAGCTTCAAGTCGGCTACCTTCCCGAAGAGGTCTCCCAGGCTGAAGCACGGCTTAAGCAAGCCGAAGCGGACTTCGACCGGCTGAACGCTGATTATAGCCGTCAGAAGCAGCTTTATAAAGAAGATGTGATATCGCTTCGGGAATTTGATTTAAGCCAGGCCGCTTTCGCGGTGTCGCAAGCTAAAGTGTTGGAAGCGAAGGAAAACCTGACCTTGCTGAAAAAAGGGATCCGCGAAGAGAAGATCGCCCAGGCAAAAGCGCGTCTGACAAAAGCCGAGGAGGCCGTCTCGCTTGCCATGACGAGGCTGAGCTTTGCCGAATTAACCTCTCCGATCAGCGGCTTTGTGCTGCAAGACTATATCGAAGAGGGGGAGTTTGTGCAGCCGGGCACTCCGATCATTTCGGTCGGAAACTTAGATGAAGTCTATTTGAAAGCGTACATCGACGAGATGGACCTTAGCAGAGTCAAGCTGGGACAACACGTCAAAATCACCACCGATTCCTATCCCGATAAAATCTATCATGGAGTTGTTTCTTTCATATCCCAAGAGGCTGAATTTACCCCGAAGAACGTGCAGACAGAAAAGCAGCGCGTCAAATTAGTCTACCGCATCAAGGTGGATGTCGATAACAAAGAACATGAGCTCAAGGGTGGACAGCCGGCCGACGGACTGATCATGGTTACTCCCCTTCAGGATACACTTTAA
- a CDS encoding SET domain-containing protein-lysine N-methyltransferase, with protein MIATQGAFTLARKSLFTSCWKGHLPPLHQAVVEGDLPFILQNKANPKHYLSKDNFGFSAGELALLLGKLEMAKEFGYRPPTHILFQDKGKAIDALLTEHFEERFDIRLIPSLTCPSYSLLKESIRQCPFSYRYTALGSEMKRKGSLYREELFHMKQSPCSVRFVDEMKGFGLFAEKRLTHGEWIGEYCGLLTKLEREELDTDYIVHYPTRFFSMNLFGVDAKKKCNLMRFANHKDRPNAAAEYLLDRGLLHLAFFAIGEIAPGEEITIDYGRDYWMNRSKR; from the coding sequence TTGATCGCAACACAAGGAGCTTTTACCCTGGCCAGGAAATCCCTCTTCACATCATGCTGGAAAGGCCATCTCCCGCCACTGCACCAGGCTGTGGTTGAAGGAGATCTGCCTTTTATCCTGCAAAACAAAGCAAATCCCAAACACTATCTTTCCAAAGACAATTTTGGCTTCAGCGCCGGGGAGTTGGCGCTTCTGCTGGGGAAACTCGAGATGGCCAAAGAGTTTGGCTATCGCCCCCCCACGCACATCCTTTTCCAAGACAAAGGCAAGGCGATCGATGCTTTGTTAACCGAACACTTTGAAGAGCGTTTTGACATCCGGCTGATCCCCAGCCTCACCTGTCCAAGTTACTCGCTTCTCAAAGAGAGCATCAGGCAATGCCCCTTCAGTTATCGATACACCGCGCTTGGTAGCGAAATGAAAAGGAAAGGATCGCTTTACCGAGAAGAACTGTTCCACATGAAACAGAGCCCTTGCAGTGTAAGGTTTGTTGACGAGATGAAGGGATTTGGGCTGTTTGCCGAAAAGCGGCTGACCCACGGCGAGTGGATCGGAGAGTATTGCGGCCTCTTGACAAAGCTTGAAAGAGAAGAGCTGGATACGGACTACATCGTGCACTATCCCACGCGTTTTTTTTCCATGAATCTCTTTGGCGTCGATGCTAAAAAAAAGTGCAACCTCATGCGCTTTGCCAATCACAAAGACCGACCCAATGCGGCGGCGGAATACCTCCTGGACAGAGGGCTTCTGCACCTCGCGTTTTTCGCCATCGGCGAGATCGCGCCGGGGGAAGAGATCACGATCGATTACGGAAGGGATTATTGGATGAACCGCTCCAAAAGATGA